Genomic window (Vulpes lagopus strain Blue_001 chromosome 6, ASM1834538v1, whole genome shotgun sequence):
GAGAGGACATCTCCTCCCCCCAGAGCACAGACACTCACCCTGGCTGGTCCTCGGAGCCATCTCAGTCAGATAGATCTTGAAGGCATCGTAGGCAAAGACGGAAACCAGGATGATGCCAAATACCTGTGGGAGTAGGAGCGGGGATGATACAACAAAGGTCAGCATCCTTTAAGTGTGTGTTAAGCAACTACAGAATACTAAATAAAGTTTGgccaaaaccaacaacaacaacaacaaaaaacaccaaaaaaaaaccaaacaaacaaacaacaaaaaacaaaggtcaGCAGCCATCAGTAttagggagagggaggtgggtagCAGGCAAGGTGTGAGCCAGAGCCCCAGGCACTGCCTTGGGCTTGTGAGGAGGCTGTGCAAATACCAGCCAGAGGTCCTTAGGGCCTGGAGAGCTTTGTAGGGCCAGACTCACAAAAGCAGCAATGGCAGCTCCATCCCGGGAGGTCACAGCTGCAAAGGAGACCACCAGGAAGATGATGATGGCGCTGATACAACGGAGGAAGTCCTGGGAGATTGGGGGGGCGCAGGGTTAAAGGGAAGTCAGAGGGCAAGAGAATATCACCCTCAGGTTTTCCAGACTAGTCAGCGGCTTGCCCCTTGGCACTGGGAATCCCTACAGGGAGATACCCCTGGACACAATATAAAgcacttgagagagaaagagagagagagagagagagaactcacaCGGCTAGCCAGGGAAGGGATGCAGACGAATGCAGAGCGACCCGGGGCCCTCAGTGGGGCACAGCTGGGTCATGCCAGCCAGGAGAGCCAGGGCAAGGTTGGGGCCAGGGCTGGATCTTTGGTGAGGGGGAGAGTGGCTCTAAGTGACCTGCATCCCCACCACCAGTACCCAGTAGCTGTGAAATCAGTGTCGGGCCTGGGACCCATACTGAcccaagaaaaggagagaggctgggagggaaaagagaaatttagCATTCAGAGAAGAAAGGGACCCAAATGGGGGAGGAAAGGCAGGGTCCCTCACCAGACAGGGCCAGTTCAGCCGATCAAAGTGCTGGTAGTACTGGGTGgcatagaggaagaggaaggcgAGCGTGATGAAGAACTCCAGCAGCGCTGCAGCCATGTAGGCGGAGATGGAGGCCGTGAAGCAGATGAAGATGATGAAGGTCAGGGCCTGCAGGACCAAGTATGTGAAGCTTGCCAGGAAGGGGACACGAGCCTGACCAGATATTTGCCTTCCCCTCCTCGGGAGCTCCTCCAGGCTGGCCCTGTACCACCCATCCTTTGAGGTCTCCCCATCCCTGGTAACAGGAGCCATACTCCAGGGCATTTGCCCATGGAGGGCAGTTTCCAGCTTctcacctccccctgcccagggGTCCCAGCAACACCAGCAGTTTGACCAAGCCCACCCCTCCAGGGGGCACCATCCTGTGGAACCCACGAAAGAGGTGTCCTGCTGCAGCAGAGGGTAAAGGGTAAACACCAGCCTGGAGTCATCCCTACAGCAGCCCTGCACCTCAGGAGGGACCCCCTATCCCAGAGTATTTTCCCCACTCTCAGATGTTTGAACCACCTCTAAACAAGGACCAACACGAGGCCTTCAGTTTCACACCAAGAGACGAGGtttagaaggcagatgctccacggTGGACTCTAAGGGTCCCTTCAGCTCTGACGATGGAGGGTGACACATATACAGTGGGCTTACATTAACACTAAGGTCTTGCTAAGTGACAGAAGAAGGTTCCTTCGGGAGAACAGATGTTCACAGGGAGCGGGGCACAGATAAAGTGGGGCTGCAGGAAGTGTGCCCTTTATGTCCTGTCTAATTCAGTTCTTCCTGCTGCCACTGAAGCTACTATAAGGGCCTTCAGATGGAAAGGCAGCcagagggcagggtgggaggtgAGGCCGGGGCAGGGGGGTGTCCAGAAAGCCTGGGAAAGGAGACCGCTGAGGGGTGAACCCAGTGGGGGcactggggcagggagagggggagtggGATCACACTGGGAGAGGTGCCAGCTTGGGAAGGTGGCTGTTACCAGCTCGGTTTCCAGCAGGATGCCtttgagggaggagaggaaggtcTTGTCCACGGCGAAGCCCTGGAGCCCTGCTGCTGCCCCCTCTGCAGGGGCCCCGTCCCAGCGATCCCGAGCACTGAGCATCTCCACAGAGCCCACCAGGCACAGCCCCCACTGCCACCAGCCCAAGAAGGGAACTGGGAAGACAGAAACCTGGAGAGATGGGGGAAGCAAACAGGAGCAGGGAGGCACTTGGAGGAACCTGCAAGAGAAGCGGTCAGGCCGGCCGTGGGGCCGCCGGGGAGTCTTGCCCAGATGGGCCGTCTCCCAGCTGCCCAGAGTGCCCCCGCTGGTGCCTGCTCTGGCCCCCCAGGAAGcacatggggaggggaggggcaggacgggGAGGAGTGGCCAGCCGTCTCCTTACTAGAGCCCCACCCCACCTGGagaaggggagcagggaggagggggaaaggaggagggccACACAGAAactgggaggagctgggaggggagCAAGAAAGGAGCCAGACTAGGAGCCCCCCAAGGACCCGAGGCTGAAGAAGTTTGCATCCCCCTCCACTAACTCCCCTCTCCCTGGCtgtcctttctcccttttcctttaaGGGAGGGTGGGAGCTGGAGCCCGGCCCAGGCAGCACCCCCCAGGACCAGGCTCTAGCAGCCAAGACTGAGGACAAAGGCAGATTGTTGGGGGGACAAGGGGGCGCTGTGTGCCTGCTGCAGTGCCTCAATGGGCCTCTGTGTCTCCAGTATGCCGGGAGGGCAGCCTGACCCCCACCTCAGTGTTCAGGGGTAGGCCAGGGAGCcagagaaggggagggatgggaggCCACAGCGGAAACTCTGGGAGGCAAAAGGACAGGATAACAGGTGAGGGCTGACCGTGGGGAAGAGAAGGGACCAGGCTGGGGATCCTGGTGTTCAGGCACCAGGGACACCAAGACAAATTAAGgcctttttaaatacagattatttATTTGGACAAACCTCTCCAAGCTCAATAACAGCCTCTTTCTCAGAGCCTAGTAATTACATCAAGGTATGTGCAGAGTAGATGCTCACCGAgggttggatggatgaatgggtggatggatggatggacagatgaacaTACAAATGAAATGAGGGGCTCTCCATCAGCAAAGCGGAAAGTAGCAAGAAAGTGCTTGTGCTGTGCCAGGTAGCTGGggatgggagaaagggaagagatggGGTGGTGGCCTCCAGAAACGGGTAGAGCCTTAAAGACCTTTCCCAAGAGGAAATGCCAGGATGTCCTCTTCCATTGGCCGTAAGAAATTCTGTTGCTTTCACCCTGCATTTCCCATCCACTCCAAAAAGTGAAACAAGCGACTCCCTCCAGTCCCCCATTCTGTCCAATGACACCGCTGCTCCAGGTAGTGCTTTGGAGGGGCTGAACATTCGGGCATCCTGGTTCACCAGGGCGGGTGGTTGCACACCCAGGTCCAGTGTTCCAACCAGGAACCAGGCATGGGCAGCATGACTAGGCCATCACTCGGggccgcacacacacacaagccaggGAGACACGGTAGAGTCTTTGTTCCAAACAGTAACCATCAGGGGCACCCTGCTCTCCAGGGCACGGCCGCCGGTAGAAGACGGTCTGGTTGTGGTAGAGCAACTCCGAGTTACCCAGGGGGTCCATGTGGGAGCCCGTCTGTAGGCTGACACAGTGTGGACACAGGCAACGGGCGTGGTACAGGTCCTGGGGGAGCCGGTTCAAGTCCCTGTCCAACCTGTGGGGGTGGCAGTCATCAGAGCCTGGAGGGAGGCTGGCCTGGCAGACAGGGGATGGACCAGATGCCAGGGGAAGGAAGTGTGGCGAGGTGGGCCAGACTTTATGTCCCAGCTCTTGAACCCACTTGCTGAGTGACTTTAAACAAGTCACCACCTCCTCCCTGAGATTTATTTTCCCCCACTGTTGGTGAGGGgcagggaagaaggaggggaTTTCTGGTACTGGGAGCCTTGCAGAGGCAGGGCAAGGTAGCCACATCCACTAGACAAACTCTACTTCCATCTGATATACATGCTGGGCTCTGGCATAAGGTTTcttttagtaattattattacGTTTTTAggatttggggggtttttttattataaagtaaaacTGCTCTTACATCCAAGTAtaaaaaactgtaaaatgaagacagtgAGTCTCCCTACTGGTCCcactccccagagggagccacGGTCAGTCAACCATTCCCTGCACTTCCATCCAGACGCTCTTCATGCACATATCATGAGCACATGTAAGCATCCTGGTAATACTTATTCTGAAAGGATTTTGTGGCCAAAACAAGACTTAAAATGTAGATGCTCCAAAGGCCAGGGACTCCCAAAGGCTAGCGGGAAACAGCTGCTCAGTTATAAGACCATTCTCCATACAGACAAGCCCTCACTAGCTGGGGCTCAGCTAGAGATGCATTTCCCAGGGTGGGTTCCCTAATAAGTACCCCACAAGAAAAGGGGCCCGGGGCCAAATGAGTTTGGGCAACACTgaatttgctatttcttttctgcAGACTTCTTGAAACTTTTAATGTGCTGAGCACATCATGAATCTCTGAGGGGTGAGGGCTAGAGCAGCTTTTCCCACACTTAACTGTCATCACCTTTTTTCTGAGGAGCAGCCTGTGGGACAAGTATCACAAAGAACACTTTGGAGAAGATCAGCCAAGTAATTATCAGATGTTAACAGCCTCCAAACAGGGGGGTGTCTGGACCCCAGCCAAGTCAACCACCTGGCACCCAGCCTCCCCAAAGGGGCTCCCACCTCTTTGGATTTAGCCCAGGACCCAGCCAGACTTCTAAGACCACTTTAAAACATGGAGACCTGGAGTCTCCACCCTGGATCTAGTCTCAACCAAAGTTCACCTTCTCCCTACCTACTGAACTTGTCCACCCATCCCCAAAGCCAAGGCCAAACCAGAATTAGACCTATGGGGAATGGGAACACAGACACCCCAGGAAGACAGACACAAGATAGGGATCCCTAGAGCCCTAatattaatatttagtattttgctTCATTGCCCTGATTTCAgtgcttccaaatattttttatatcatggtacaaatagagaattttttttttaacaaatagagAATTTTAATATTCGTGTGGCACACTGAACGAAAGAATAAGACAgcctataataaaaaataaccagcccagggctctggctACAGAGAGAGGGTTGAGGGTTGAGGGTTTCACTAGCTTGATATGCATATAACCCATCCCTACTGGGCCAGGGCAGTAGCATGTGGTATTGGGGTGCTTCATGTGTGTATCATACCATTATTCCCTGATATTTCAGTTAGAACAAACATACCATTGTagggacagaagaagaggaggaggaggaagagtttCTTCTAGAAAAGAAACAACCTTTCCTGTATAAGGTAcaaattttacatacattatttcatctGATCTGCACATTGGCCTGAGGGTGTTAccgcattttacagatgaaaaaaactaAGCTTTGAGACCTTGAGGGAGCGGCTCAAAGTCACCTActaagaggcagagatacaaccCAGAGTGGGCTTTGCCTAACACCCAAACCTTTATGGCCTCTCTGAGATAAAAGGGAGTGGGCAGGCTGGACTTAGATGGAACTCCCCGGCCCCTCACATACACCCTGAAGGGCACATATGCTGGCATTTGGGAAAGGGGCAGCAGACTCACTCATATTTCCAGGGGGAGATAGACCTGCTGTTGAGCGGTCCGTCTTCACTGGCTTTGCAGGATTCTGGGTGGTGGGTGAGGCTAGTGGTCTCTCCGGGGAACTTGAGCACAGTGTCCCGCTTCAGCCACTCATGAGTGGGGTCCTGCCTTTTGCTGGGACAGCAGTTAGGCCAGTGGGTGCAGTCCTTCCGGATCCGAAAATTGAGGGTGTGGGTTCCCATGGCCATTACCAAGAACACGATCACCTATGGGAAAAGGCCAGTGAGAGAACTGCTCTCAACTAATCAGGCTGTTCCCTCCCCAGCTGCTCCCTGAGAGCCTGGTTTCCAGCTCCACCTGGTCCCCAGACCTAAACCCGGAGCCTGGCCTCCCTCCACCCTCAGCAACAGTCTCAGCACCTGTCGGGCCTCTTCATACTCACCTGATTCATGCCTGATGCTGCTCGCCAAGCCACGGTGCTACACTAGCTGACAGGTGGGGCAGGCTGACTGGAGCAGCTCCGGCGTCCTGGTTTTATTTTCAGCAAACctgttttgtttattcaaatttatttccaCGACCTTTTGGAGGGAATGAcctgacattaaaaaaacaaaacaaaaccaaaaaaccctgaAAGTGTTTCCAAAAGATGCTTCAAGGCTATATCCATGGAAGTTATAATTCACATCACACCTTGGGAGCTTATTGGGGAAAATCTGTTCTTTGTACCTTTCTGGGTGTGGGAGTCAAAGTAATAGTATTCTGCTACACTGGGCATTGGAGGACTGACATTATGGGAATCTGCCTGGTTGGCTTGGTACCCCAAATCAGGGAATATCATCTGGTCTGTCTTTAAGAGGCCTCATTTCTCTGCTCCCCCCAGGGCTTTCTCTCCACCATTCCCTTTCTTCTCAGCCTCCTGATCACACACCTGAGTGaatacttccttctttctcctttgacCCTCAACCTTCTGCTCTCTGACCCCTTCCTCCCTTTTGATGACCCCAGCATCTAGGACCCTCATCTAAGACTTCTTTCTCACTGTCCATTACCCACTACTTGACTTCCCCTCACCCTCTTCAGTAGCTGCCAACCCCCATCCCACCCTTCCCTGACCTCTTCTGGATCAGGGATGCAGGCCTAACCCCACAGGACTGCCAGGAATGCTGGATGTGCAGAGTCTGATGGAAGAAGATGTGGGTGGTTGCTCCCATTGCACAAATGAGTTAAACCCAGGAAGGGGAAGGGCCTGGTTGTTAACAGCCTCACCTAAGACCCAGCAGGAGGTCTCAGCTCCAGAACaagcctgcctctgccccccactcacaAGGCACTGGAGACAAGGGCCACAGCAGAGGTAGCTGCCCCTCTTGGGCCACAGGGCAAGTCCACCCaacctctgccccactcccagcAACATGGGCCACCATTGGCCAGAAGAGGGCATTCGTGCTCAGAAACGCTTTAACTAGGCCTAACCCCAAAGACAAGAGTCAGCCAAGGGTCACCCCTCCTGGGAGACACTGCTGAGAGGAGGCCACCTACTTTCCGCCAAGCCTTTTCTCTCCAACCTTGCCCATcgaccccccccccatccccacacccacgACCCTCCCCGCCAGCACACTCATACACAGACAAGGTCTCTAGAATGATGTTTTCTGATTTGCATGTGCTTTCCCTTAGAAAATACTCCACTAGTAACTAGGGactcagaaaataaacaaagggaaCCAGGAATAACTGAAACTGCAAAATGAGGAGGAATCCTTCAAATGTCGTAGGGCAAAGCAGCCCCAAAGCAGAGGAGTGATGAGGTCAGGGGGCAGTCTGGAGAATTGGGAGAAGTTTTTCTGGTGGGTTTGGGGGAGGTGAGGCGGGGGCTTCGGGGAAACAGGTGGTAGCTGGGAGAGCAGGAGCTCTTAAGAAAATCACTGAGGTGGGGAACACATCACCCCGCTCCCATTGACCCACTGTCTGCCCCATGTTCCCCAACGCCCTCTCACTTCTGCATGCCACTGGCGTCAGCTCCTGTGTATCACATGCCAGAACAGTGCCAAGCCCTGTATGTGCATTAGCTCATTTTATTCTTGCAACAAAACCATGAGATGGAAACTATTATctccatattacagatgagaaaactaagacccAAAGAAATTTAGGAACCTGCCCAAGCTTGCACAGTTAGGAGGAGGCAGAGCTGGCTTTTTACTCCAGCCCTGGCCAACCCCAAATCTAATCTGGCACACAGGTGCCACACTCTGCTGACACCTAGTCAGCTGCAAATGGAAGAGAAGCCCCTGCAGTCTGTGCTTTCCTACTTATCCAGGTCTAGGCTGGGACAGGTCTCACGTGAACCTGCCAGAGGCCACAGGATATTCCTGCCCACTCAGGCACTCAGCCCTGGTGGCTGGGGTCCACTGCTCTAGCTAGCTCCTGATCCCCTAGCGTTTGGTCTGGCACATGGCCACCAGGGTGGCTTTTGGTGTTCCTGAGAAACCCCTAGCCCCAGAAAAGACTGTCAGAGGGCACTGCTCTTCCACAAGAGCTCAATCCCCATGGGTGTCCCCCAAATCAATCATAGCCTCAGAGCCTGACATTGGCCCAGATCTTCCCATCTTGGCCCTGTCCAGGAGGGGGTGCTGGAAAGAGCCAGAACTGATTCCAGTTGCTTGGTTCAACTGTTGATGCTGCCAGAGACCCACACTGCCTTTCAGGAGAAGCCTTTGGGGTGTCTCCTGCCTCTGTACTCTGTCTCATATCCTCTGAGGAAAGCCCtaaagagcagagggaaggccCCTGTGAGCACACAGTTGCCCCCAGAGCTGACCTTTCTCCCACTGTGGTGATCAGTTGTGACCTGAGAACCTGTGCTCTGAGTCACAAGTACCCCACCCCCTCCAGTTTGTTCAGCCTCTGTCCTTATCTCACCAGCCGCTCTGTGGGATTCCTTTGGGTGATTCCCTGCCATGAGAAACATTTTCCAGAGGGTTTCCTCCTCAGGGAACTCATTTTGGAATCCCTGAGTCACTTCAGCTTCCAGGGAATCCTTGGGGGTGTGGGGAGATATGGGTGGCAATGGGAACACTGGAGGGGGAAGCAAAGGAAAGTTCACTCCACACTTGTCCTCACTTGCCTGGGCATGGCCCTATAGCCAGAGGGGGTTGGCTGAGCCCCAGGGAGGAGGTTATCAGCACccagcagggaagggcaggagagaggggaTGGAAGGCATCCCCACTCTTGGCTAGGAAAGACCCCAGGGGGTTGCAGGATGCTAGAATGTGGCTGTCCTTCTCTTCCACAGAAAGACACCGGACTCCTCCCCTGCTGCTTTGATGCTTGAAAGCCCTGCCTCTGGTCATTTCTTGACCTTGGGCCCTCCCTGGACCTTTCTCCTCATTTGTAGAAGTGCTTGTAGATTTTTTAGTTTTCGGTTTTGAGGGGGTAACCATGGTTGACCACAAAACCACCAACCAGCTCAGTTGCTCTGGACCTCAGCTCCAGAAATACTACTGAAACCACAGGATTCAGCAGAGTCTTGCTGCAGCTCATCTGCACACACCTGATGTGAGGGCCAAGCAACGGCAGTTAAAAGGCTCAAATACTTCTGCCCCTGCTGGTAAATCCATGCTGTCCTCAGGCTGGGGCACCTCCTGTATCACAACCTACCTTTGATCCAGCCACTGAATACCTGGCCTAGATGGGGGCGCCTCTAGGCTCCCGTGTCCTGATTAGTAAATGATGATGGTACTGATTGCTAAGTTATTTGTCACATCACCTCAAGTTACAAAGAGGCTTGGGCTTAGGAGCCTTCCTTCAAAGAGAGCCCTGGCTGgagcgcctgggtgtctcagtcagttaagtgcctgactcttggtttttgctggaatcatgatctcaaggtcatgagatcgagccccaagtcaggctccatgctcagctggaagtctgcttgagattctttccctctgcccactctgtctctctttctctctctctctctctcaaataaataagtctgaaagaaagaaaaagaaagaagaaagaaagaaagaaagaaagaagaaagaaagaagaaagaaagaaagaaagaaagaaagaaagaaagaaagaaagaaagaaagaaagagcaaatctTGTCTGCCCTGGAAGACACATGGAAAATCTGGGTGAAATAGACAAAAGGCCCTGCACCTCCCTGCCCGGGCCAGGGCTCATACCCACCCATGGAGGGCCCTGTGCTTACTCAGACTTGTCCTACAGTCATGGTTGCCCTGCTCATTCATCCACTCACCAGCCATTTACCGAGCATCagtatatgccaggcactcttctgaaTGCTGAGGGTACAGAGGAGGACAAGCCAGATCAGATCTCTGTCTCCTCAGGCTTACATTTTAGGAGGAGACAAATCGATAAACAAGGAAACCAGATAATTTCTGATAATATTAGTGTCATGATGAAAATGCAACAGTGTTATGAGACAGGAGGCTCACGGGGGTGGAAGGAGTATCCTGCTCAAACGTGGAAAGCCAGAGAAGGCCTTTCTGAAGATGAAGAATTTGACAGGATGATGGAAAGCACGTGGGGGAAGGGTGGTCTAGGCAGAGGCAGTGGGACAGGCAGAGAACTACAGGTGGGAAAGAGCTGGGAGGAGCTGAGAACCAGACAGGACAACACGCATGGGAAACACGTGATGAGGGCAGAGCAGGATGAGACAGGTaaagaggtgggcaggggccacATCACAGAGGGTCCTACCAGGTATGGCAGAGCATTTGGATTTACTCCAAGATCAGGGGGAAGGTCCTGACTGGATTCAAGCTTGATCTATGATGTGAGTTTCTCAAGACCATGCCCTCTGTCCTTGACCTTCTGCTGCCCCCATAGGGCTGGCAtcatataacaataataatggtTGTTTTCATCCAACATTTATACAGCATGGGCCAGGCGCTGTTTGCTGTTCTCGGAGATCTCTTAATCCTGATAAAAAGCCTGATGCTGGGacgcccggatggctcagcggtctagcacctgcctttggccccgggcatgatcccggagtcccgggatcgagtcccgcatcgggcttcctgcatagagcctgcttctccctctgcctgtgtttctgcctctctctgtgtctctcatgaataaattaattaattaattaattaattaaatttttgaaaaaagccTGATGCTATGGTTTCATTATTATCCCACTTTACGGACAGGGAACCAGAGGCTCCAAAAGGTCATGCCAAGGTCACTAACCAGTGTTGAAACCAGGATTTAGAACCCAGGCAATCTGGGTGCTGTGGGCTTCCAAGAGAGGAAAACTGGAAATCCTGAGTGCCTGAGTTttgagcagcaggaggagcaaaAACAGGCCAAGGAGGTCATGATATGGGATGGAAGAAAGCAGCAGTCAGCCCTCCTGGGAGATGAAGAGAAAGTGGACCCCAGAAAGCCAGATGGGGCGTTTCCCTCCTTGCTACCTTATGAATATGGCCTGGGGAAGCCCTGAAGCCTGAGGGCCAGGCCACCTGaggctgccccccaacccccccaccccaccccaaccccacctccgCTCCCACCTCCCACTCAGGCTCTAACTGTCCAGCTGGGTTTTATCCAACCTCACCTAGAGCCCAGAGCCTCCCTGAACAAAGTAGAATCGCCTTAAACCTCTGTAGAGGAGATGGCAGAGATGAGATAAAGGACAGGAAAAGGCTCCTCCTGGCCTCAACAAAGAAACACTTTCAGTTTTTATGAAAGTACAAGTTGTGGGGGGTACAGGGAGGGAGAtctctgtgctaggcattttaCGTATATTTACTCTTCACCAAAGACTCTGCTGCAGATGAGGAGCTGAGACTCTGAGATGTTATATAACTTgaccaaggtcatacagctaataaACCAGGATCTATTCCCAAGTCTGACCAGGTCCTTTCCGTGCCTGGGCTCTCCAGAAGCACAGTCTTGTTTTCCTTCAGGTTTGTATGCTGCTCCTCCtcaccta
Coding sequences:
- the CMTM5 gene encoding CKLF-like MARVEL transmembrane domain-containing protein 5 encodes the protein MLSARDRWDGAPAEGAAAGLQGFAVDKTFLSSLKGILLETELALTFIIFICFTASISAYMAAALLEFFITLAFLFLYATQYYQHFDRLNWPCLDFLRCISAIIIFLVVSFAAVTSRDGAAIAAFVFGIILVSVFAYDAFKIYLTEMAPRTSQEDQH
- the IL25 gene encoding interleukin-25; the encoded protein is MNQVIVFLVMAMGTHTLNFRIRKDCTHWPNCCPSKRQDPTHEWLKRDTVLKFPGETTSLTHHPESCKASEDGPLNSRSISPWKYELDRDLNRLPQDLYHARCLCPHCVSLQTGSHMDPLGNSELLYHNQTVFYRRPCPGEQGAPDGYCLEQRLYRVSLACVCVRPRVMA